A genomic window from Triticum urartu cultivar G1812 chromosome 7, Tu2.1, whole genome shotgun sequence includes:
- the LOC125519956 gene encoding probable methionine--tRNA ligase, producing the protein MSSTAPGKAKVPVAGRRNVLVTSALPYVNNVPHLGNIIGCVLSADVFARYCRLRGHNVLYVCGTDEYGTATENKALEEGCSPLEICDKYHAIHKEVYEWFNISFDHFGRTSTPQQTEICQSIFHKLLDNNWLSENTMQQLYCESCQRFLADRFVVGSCPVEGCGNDTARGDQCDRCGRLLNSTELIDPRCKVCEGIPVVRDTDHLFLELPLLKEKLEKYIDEASATGSWSQNAVRITDAWLKEGLKPRCITRDLKWGVPVPHEKYKDKVFYVWFDAPIGYISITACYTPEWEKWWKNPENVELYQFMGKDNVPFHTVMFPSALLGTGENWTLMKNISATEYLNYESGKFSKTKGIGVFGNDAKATNIPADVWRYYLLSNRPEASDAIFTWGGLQIKHNNELLKNLGNFIYRVLSFIAKPEGAGYGSIIPEAPNADIHPLSQSLAETIGNLIQQYIDAMDKVKLKQGLKIAMAISSEGNAYLQESQFWKLYKQDPASCATVMKTSVGVVYLLACLLEPFMPSFSKDVLQQLNLCPNEHISFADEKGESDKAKRPWDLIPSNHRIGKIVPLFTELKDDAVGSFRETFAGSQAERNARAN; encoded by the exons ATGTCGTCGACGGCGCCGGGGAAGGCGAAGGTGCCGGTGGCGGGGCGGCGGAACGTGCTGGTGACGAGCGCGCTGCCGTACGTGAACAACGTGCCGCACCTGGGCAACATCATCGGCTGCGTGCTCAGCGCCGACGTCTTCGCGCGCTACTGCCGCCTGCGCGGCCACAACGTGCTCTACGTCTGCGGCACCGACGAGTACGGCACCGCCACCGAGAACAAGGCCCTCGAGGAGGGATGCTCCCCCCTGGAGATCTGCGACAA GTATCATGCGATCCACAAGGAAGTGTACGAGTGGTTCAACATCAGCTTCGACCACTTTGGCCGGACATCCACCCCGCAGCAGACAGAGATATGCCAATCGATCTTCCACAAACTGCTGGACAACAACTGGCTCTCAGAGAACACAATGCAGCAG CTCTACTGCGAATCATGCCAAAGGTTCTTGGCGGACAGGTTCGTCGTGGGCTCATGCCCCGTGGAGGGGTGCGGCAACGACACCGCGAGGGGCGATCAGTGCGACAGATGTGGGAGGCTGCTGAATTCAACCGAGCTGATTGATCCCAGATGCAAG GTTTGTGAGGGCATACCGGTCGTCCGCGACACAGACCACTTGTTCTTGGAGCTTCCCTTGCTGAAGGAGAAGCTGGAGAAGTACATCGACGAGGCCTCGGCAACCGGATCATGGAGCCAGAACGCAGTTCGCATCACGGATGCCTGGTTGAAGGAAGGGTTGAAACCTCGCTGCATCACCAGGGATCTGAAATGGGGCGTCCCTGTACCACATGAGAAGTACAAGGATAAG GTGTTCTATGTCTGGTTCGATGCGCCAATCGGATACATTTCCATCACGGCGTGCTACACGCCTGAGTGGGAAAAGTGGTGGAAGAACCCAGAGAATGTCGAATTGTATCAGTTTATGGGGAAAGACAACGTCCCATTCCACACG GTCATGTTTCCCTCTGCTCTACTTGGTACTGGTGAAAACTGGACTCTGATGAAGAATATTAGTGCGACTGAATATCTCAACTATGAATCAG GAAAGTTCTCGAAAACTAAGGGCATTGGAGTCTTTGGCAATGACGCCAAAGCCACAAATATTCCTGCTGATGTGTGGCGATACTACTTGCTTAGTAATCGTCCTGAG GCATCAGATGCAATTTTCACATGGGGAGGTCTGCAGATAAAGCATAACAACGAGCTGCTAAAGAATTTGGGCAACTTCATCTATCGAGTGCTAAGCTTTATCGCAAAACCAGAGG GAGCTGGCTACGGCTCCATCATACCTGAAGCACCTAATGCTGATATACATCCACTGAGTCAGTCGTTAGCAGAAACTATTGGTAATTTGATTCAGCAGTATATTGATGCAATGGACAAG GTCAAACTAAAACAAGGGCTGAAGATTGCAATGGCCATCTCTAGTGAGGGAAATGCTTACCTTCAA GAGAGTCAATTTTGGAAGCTTTACAAACAAGATCCAGCTAGTTGCGCGACTGTGATGAAAACTTCAGTTGGAGTTGTCTACCTTCTCGCTTGTTTGCTAGAGCCTTTCATGCCGTCCTTCTCAAAAGAT GTCTTGCAACAGCTGAATCTCTGTCCGAATGAGCATATTTCTTTTGCCGATGAAAAGGGGGAGAGTGACAAGGCGAAAAGGCCTTGGGATCTCATACCATCAAACCACAGGATAGGGAAAATTGTGCCTTTGTTCACAGAGTTG AAAGATGATGCAGTGGGTAGCTTCAGGGAAACATTTGCAGGCAGTCAGGCCGAAAGAAACGCAAGGGCTAACTGA
- the LOC125522848 gene encoding G-type lectin S-receptor-like serine/threonine-protein kinase LECRK3 encodes MASPSSALFVAAFLAVLSGHVAAARTNLTAGVPMTPPSYITSPSGVFAFGFRALDRSSPGKFLLATWFRSGSDDDGRPSGSSQLQSVVWFARQSSTYSSAVLATAQSALSVTADGQLALADTADGGNRVLWRAPIPSLKRGSVLALLDSGDLQFLGDGGGGPENVLWASFGYPTDTLLPGQSLTMDTRSEGKIISRRADTEFTTGRFTMGVQTDGNVVLYVDLLSGNSPDNAYWQAKTDSSSGNTTVTFDDQGGLSSTLYNGVVQNLISPVVTGSAGKFYRFARMDPDGVVRAYARAKNVPDGGGNTSWSVSGAFPSDACNKRTSGLQGVCGPGSYCTEQKDRLRCVCPDGYTYADAQHTDSGCTPEFAPQSCDGENNAEEYTLVDLPNTTWETSIYYKKFTSVTEDQCRAYCLNDCYCAAALMIGGTDCAEVAALTNGRQASDVTTKALIKVRRSNNPPARMSARTRTIVAVAVCVAVVLLAVPGGFLARHYLTKKNRESQDLLSVRAFSWKELHKATNGFEKLLGKGSFGEVYQGELKSPRRRLIAVKRLINSNDYSEREFTNEVQSIGQIHHRNLVRMIGYCKEGKHRMLVLEYMPGGSLRGFLFKPERPPWSWRAQAALGIARGIEYLHDGCVSPIMHCDIKPDNILLDGTHAPKITDFGISKLLGNQQVHTTVTNIRGTRGYIAPEWFRSDARIDTKVDVYSFGVVLLEMICCRKCQDPLVDQGGDETVTLFGWAIQLVSNQRTKLILPDDDDAAADLERVERFARVAFWCIEPNPSLRPTMHHVVQMLESAVAEAEVLPDPPSCYMDSAPLIVSSV; translated from the coding sequence ATGGCATCGCCCTCCTCCGCTCTCTTCGTCGCCGCGTTCCTTGCAGTGCTAAGTGGCCACGTAGCCGCCGCACGGACTAACCTCACGGCCGGAGTCCCCATGACGCCGCCCAGCTACATCACCAGCCCCTCCGGCGTCTTCGCGTTCGGCTTCCGCGCCCTCGACAGGTCCAGCCCGGGCAAGTTCCTCCTCGCCACATGGTTCCGCTCCGGCTCCGACGACGACGGCCGGCCCAGCGGCTCCTCCCAGCTGCAGTCCGTGGTGTGGTTCGCCAGGCAGTCGTCCACGTACTCGTCGGCCGTCCTCGCCACGGCGCAGTCCGCTCTCAGCGTCACGGCCGACGGCCAGCTGGCGCTCGCGGACACCGCCGACGGCGGCAACCGGGTGCTGTGGAGGGCGCCGATCCCCAGCCTCAAGCGCGGGTCCGTGCTCGCGCTCCTCGACTCCGGCGACCTCCAGTTcctcggcgacggcggcggcggcccggAGAACGTGCTGTGGGCGAGCTTCGGGTACCCGACGGACACGCTGCTGCCGGGCCAGTCCTTGACCATGGACACTCGGTCCGAGGGGAAGATCATCTCCAGGCGCGCGGACACGGAGTTCACCACCGGCCGGTTCACCATGGGCGTCCAGACGGACGGCAACGTCGTGCTCTACGTGGACCTGCTCAGCGGCAACAGCCCGGACAACGCCTACTGGCAGGCCAAGACCGACAGCTCCAGCGGCAACACGACGGTCACCTTCGACGACCAGGGCGGCCTCAGCTCCACTCTCTACAATGGCGTCGTCCAGAACCTGATATCGCCGGTGGTGACCGGCAGCGCCGGCAAGTTCTACAGGTTCGCCAGGATGGACCCCGATGGCGTCGTCCGTGCCTATGCCCGCGCCAAGAACGTGCCGGACGGCGGCGGCAACACGTCGTGGAGCGTCTCGGGGGCCTTCCCCAGCGACGCCTGCAACAAGAGGACGTCCGGGCTGCAGGGCGTGTGCGGCCCGGGGTCGTACTGCACGGAGCAGAAGGACCGGCTCCGCTGCGTGTGCCCAGACGGGTACACGTACGCCGACGCGCAGCACACGGACAGCGGCTGCACGCCGGAGTTCGCGCCGCAGAGCTGCGACGGGGAGAACAACGCCGAGGAGTACACGCTCGTCGATCTGCCCAACACCACCTGGGAGACATCGATCTACTACAAGAAGTTCACGTCGGTCACGGAGGACCAGTGTCGGGCCTACTGCCTCAACGACTGCTACTGCGCCGCCGCGCTGATGATCGGCGGGACCGACTGCGCCGAGGTGGCGGCGCTGACAAACGGGCGACAGGCCAGCGATGTCACCACGAAGGCACTGATCAAAGTTCGGCGAAGCAATAATCCGCCGGCGAGGATGTCGGCGAGGACAAGAACCATAGTGGCCGTGGCAGTCTGCGTGGCCGTCGTGCTGCTGGCCGTCCCCGGCGGCTTCCTGGCAAGGCACTACCTGACCAAGAAGAACAGAGAGAGCCAGGACTTGCTGAGCGTGAGAGCTTTCAGCTGGAAGGAGCTCCACAAAGCCACCAACGGCTTCGAGAAGCTGCTGGGGAAAGGGAGCTTCGGCGAGGTCTACCAAGGAGAGCTCAAGTCCCCGCGGCGGCGCCTCATCGCGGTGAAGAGGCTCATCAACTCGAACGATTACAGCGAGAGGGAGTTCACCAACGAGGTGCAGTCCATCGGGCAGATCCACCACCGGAACCTGGTCCGCATGATCGGCTACTGCAAGGAAGGCAAGCACCGGATGCTGGTGCTGGAGTACATGCCGGGAGGGTCGCTCCGCGGGTTCCTCTTCAAGccggagcggccgccatggagcTGGCGCGCCCAGGCGGCGCTCGGCATCGCCAGGGGGATCGAGTACCTCCACGACGGGTGCGTCTCCCCGATCATGCACTGCGACATCAAGCCAGACAACATACTCCTCGACGGCACGCACGCCCCCAAGATCACCGACTTCGGGATCTCCAAGCTGCTCGGCAACCAGCAGGTGCACACCACGGTGACCAACATCAGGGGCACCAGGGGGTACATCGCGCCCGAGTGGTTCCGCAGCGACGCGCGGATCGATACCAAGGTGGACGTGTACAGCTTCGGCGTCGTGCTGCTTGAGATGATTTGTTGTCGGAAGTGCCAGGACCCGCTGGTCGACCAGGGCGGGGACGAGACGGTCACGTTGTTCGGGTGGGCGATCCAGCTGGTGAGCAACCAGAGGA
- the LOC125519955 gene encoding pentatricopeptide repeat-containing protein At2g22410, mitochondrial, whose product MPPPAPSRLLAVLSARPPPPLRRLLQLHAHLLTAGLLSSPSPLPLSSSLVVAFAHSDDPRHAPRPLLHALALLASLPSPPDSARPYNAALRALSLCAHRGLVPRCLPLYRSLLLSARPDHLTFPFLLKACACLQERGYGDAVLGHVFRLGFHADVFVANAAVHFLAVRASMAEARRLFDQMPVRDLVSWNTLIGGYVRRGLPGEALEVFWRMAEDGTLAPDEVTMIGVVSGCGQLRDLELGKRFHGYVESNGVRCTVRLMNVLMDMYVKCGDLERAKSVFERIDGKTVVSWTTMIVAYTKFGLMDDARRVFDEMPERDAFPWNALMAGYVQCKQGKEALGLFHEMQEAKVRPDEITMVNILSACSQLGALEMGMWVHHYIDRHRLSLSVTLGTNLVDMYAKCGNIEKAIHVFKDLPEKNALTWTAMLCGLANHGRADEAIQYFRRMIELGLQPDEITFIGVLSACCHAGLVKEGRDFFSLLVSKYHLERKMKHYSCMIDLLGRAGHLDEAEHLVNTMPMEPDAVVWGALFFACRMHGNITLGERAAMKLVELDPSDSGIYVLLANMYVEAGMKKKADKVRVMMRHLGVEKVPGCSCIELNGVVHEFIVKDKSHTDSDAIYDCLHDITQQIRHTANMIDICATG is encoded by the coding sequence ATGCCTCCGCCAGCGCCTTCCCGCCTCCTGGCCGTCCTCTCCGCCCGCCCCCCtccgccgctccgccgcctccttcaGCTCCACGCGCACCTCCTCACCGCCGGCCTTCTCTCCTCCCCGTCCCCACTCCCCCTCTCCTCCAGCCTCGTCGTGGCATTCGCCCACTCCGACGACCCGCGGCACGCCCCCCGCCCGCTCCTCCACGCGCTCGCCCTCCTCGCCTCCCTGCCCTCCCCGCCCGACTCCGCGCGCCCCTACAACGCCGCGCTCCGCGCCCTCTCTCTCTGCGCGCACCGCGGCCTCGTCCCACGGTGCCTCCCGCTCTACCGCTCGCTCCTCCTGTCCGCCCGCCCGGACCACCTCACCTTCCCCTTCCTGCTTAAGGCGTGCGCGTGCCTGCAGGAGCGGGGCTACGGGGACGCTGTCCTAGGGCATGTATTCAGGCTCGGGTTCCACGCGGACGTCTTCGTGGCGAACGCCGCGGTGCACTTCCTGGCGGTGCGCGCGTCCATGGCGGAGGCACGCAGGCTGTTCGATCAGATGCCTGTGAGGGATCTGGTGTCGTGGAACACGCTGATTGGCGGCTATGTGCGAAGGGGCCTACCCGGGGAGGCCTTGGAGGTGTTCTGGAGGATGGCCGAGGATGGGACGCTGGCGCCTGACGAGGTGACGATGATTGGGGTCGTGTCAGGGTGCGGGCAGCTGCGGGATCTGGAGCTTGGGAAGAGGTTCCATGGGTATGTGGAGAGCAATGGAGTGAGGTGCACTGTGAGGCTGATGAATGTGCTAATGGATATGTATGTCAAATGCGGCGATTTGGAGCGGGCCAAGTCCGTGTTCGAGAGGATTGATGGCAAAACGGTTGTTTCGTGGACAACCATGATTGTTGCGTATACAAAGTTCGGGCTGATGGACGATGCGAGGAGGGTGTTTGATGAGATGCCTGAAAGGGACGCATTCCCGTGGAATGCGCTGATGGCCGGTTATGTGCAGTGTAAGCAGGGCAAGGAGGCTCTTGGATTGTTTCATGAGATGCAGGAAGCAAAGGTGAGGCCTGATGAGATTACCATGGTCAATATTTTATCGGCTTGCTCGCAGCTTGGAGCTCTAGAAATGGGTATGTGGGTTCACCATTACATCGACCGACACCGGCTTTCACTTAGTGTCACACTAGGCACAAATCTAGTTGACATGTATGCAAAGTGTGGGAACATCGAGAAGGCCATCCATGTTTTCAAAGATTTACCGGAGAAAAATGCGCTCACGTGGACAGCAATGTTATGCGGCCTGGCAAATCATGGACGTGCTGATGAGGCAATACAGTACTTCCGTAGAATGATAGAGCTTGGATTGCAGCCTGATGAGATTACATTCATAGGGGTTCTGTCTGCATGTTGTCATGCTGGCCTGGTTAAAGAAGGCCGTGATTTTTTTTCCCTACTGGTCTCAAAATATCACCTTGAGAGGAAAATGAAACATTATTCATGTATGATAGACTTGCTAGGCAGAGCAGGTCATTTAGATGAAGCAGAGCATCTAGTAAACACCATGCCAATGGAGCCTGATGCAGTAGTGTGGGGTGCTCTCTTCTTTGCTTGTAGAATGCATGGTAATATTACTCTGGGTGAAAGGGCAGCAATGAAATTAGTAGAGCTTGACCCGAGCGACAGTGGAATATATGTGCTACTGGCTAACATGTATGTAGAGGCAGGAATGAAGAAGAAGGCTGATAAAGTGAGGGTGATGATGAGGCACTTGGGAGTGGAAAAAGTTCCTGGATGTAGTTGCATCGAGCTAAATGGGGTGGTTCATGAATTTATCGTGAAGGACAAGTCACATACAGACAGTGATGCTATCTATGACTGCTTGCATGATATCACACAACAAATAAGGCACACTGCAAACATGATTGACATTTGTGCAACTGGCTGA